The Halorussus gelatinilyticus genome contains the following window.
CTCGGTGCCAGCACCGTCACCGTCGAGTTCGACGGCGTGGCCGACGAGTCCAAGGTCCGCCCCGCGCTGGCCGCGGTCGCCGAACGCGCCCGCCGCGAGGGCGTCACCCTCGACGTGGCCGGTCCCATCACGCTCGACTGAGAACGCTCTTTCGGACATATTCTCCTTTCCTCAAACCCCCATTTTGCTTTCTAGAGCAATACATAGTTGTCTACCGGCGCGCACTCGGTGACCTACCGATTCTCTGGCGCGCGAGCGCGACGCGAACGCGCCGCACCCATCCGCTCGAGCGAGTGAGGAGGTTGGGGAGGCGTGAGGCGCACGCTCGATTCGACAGACCACCGGCAAACGCTCGGTGAACTCACCGGCCGGGTGGATGAAAGGGGCCGCGCCCTCGCGGGGTCTTTCGAAGCCGTCTCCCCAACGTTCCCGGCGGTTCCGGTGACTGTTCTTCAGAAGAAAATCCCGAAGAAAATCGAACCCGAACGCTCACTTACGCCGAGCGTCTCCCCACGAGTATGGACAAGGCCGCCTTGGAGCGCCGACTCTCGCGGGTCGAGGGGTTCGCGGACCCCCGCCTCGACTTGGAGCAGTACCCGACGCCCGCGGACCTCGCGGCCCACCTCGTCCACCTCGCCGGCGTGCAGGGCGACCTCGCCGGGAAGACCGTCGTCGATTTGGGCACCGGGACGGGGATGCTCGCGCTCGGGGCGGCGTTCCACGCTCCCGAACGGGTCCTCGCGCTCGACCGCGACCCCGCGGCGCTCTCGCAGGCCCGCGAGAACGAGCGCCGGGTCGCGGAGACGGCGGGAGACGAACCCGCGACCGACATCGAGTGGCTCCTCGCCGACGCGACCCGCGCGCCGGTCTGCCCCGCCAGCGCGCCCGGCGACCGCTCGAACGCCACGGTCCTGATGAACCCGCCGTTCGGCGCGCAGTCGGGCAACGAACACGCCGACCGCGCGTTTCTGGCGACCGCGGGCGACCTCGCGGGCGTCTCCTACTCGATTCACAACGCCGGGAGCCAGTCGTTCGTGGAGGCGTTCGCGGCCGACGAGGGCGGCGAGGTGACCCACGCGTTCCGCGCCGAACTGGAACTCTCGCGGCGGTTCGGCCACCAGACCAGCGAGCGGGAGGTACTGGACGCCGAGGTGTTCCGAATCGAGTGGAAGTGACGAAACGTTTTCAATCGCGCGTTCGTGGCGGCGAGCATGGACGACCACCTCGAAACCAGAGTCCGGTTCGTCGGCGCTGGCGTGCAGACGTCGGTGTTCGGACTCGCCATCGTGGAGTACAGTTCCGCCGGCTTCGCGCTCGTCCTCCTCGGCACGCTCGTCACGCTCTGGGGTATCGTCTGAGAGAAAATCGTTCACCGACGACCGGCCGCTACCGATACTTCTCGCGGGTCGCTATCTGGACGCGAGTGCCGTTCACCGCCGCGAACAGCTTCCGATGCTCCCGCTCGATTCGGACGGGTCCGAGCCGCACCGTCTCGTTGTGCGCGGGTATTTGAGCGAGTCTGGACGTCGCGTTGTCGTTCAGCAGTCGGAGGTAGAACGTCCCGTTCGCCGGAGCGATTCGAATCGACCGGTTCGCCAGCGTCGCCCCCGCGGTGGCGGGTCCGGAGGCGAAGGTGTGGGTCCACTCGCCGTCGTCCGGCCCGCGGAGCCAGACCTGATACGCGGTCCCGCCGCCGTCCATCGACCAGCCCCGGCGTTTGACCTGCACGTCTTCGGACCACCCGACGCCGCCGACGCGGACGCTCGCCCGGCCGGTGAACGCGAGTCTGCCCTTCGAAACCGATTGGGCCCATATCTCGCGGTCGTCGTTGACCACGATGACGCCGCTGGTCGTCACGTTGGTCGTCTCGCCGAACATCGACACGTCGATGGCCGAGACCTTCTGGTTCTGGACGCCCTCGGCGTAGGTCACGTCGTAACCCCGGACCTCTATCGCGGGACCGCCGCCCGGCACGCTGGCGTCGCCGACCGTGGTGAGGTTGACCGGGACCGCGACGCCGACCATGATAGCCAGCGGGAGCAGGAGCGCGAGCAACCCGACCTGCTGGCGCGACACGTCGCCGAACAGGGGTCTCCGGTCGGCCGTCGCCGCGACGGTCGTCACGACCGCGAGCGCGACGACGAAGACGACGCCCCACCCGCGGTAGAGGACGTAGGTGCTCTCGCCGCGGTACCACCAGAGCGCCCAGAGGGTCATCGACATGCCGAGCAGCACCGCGCCGGTCCAGAGGCGGAGCGCGCCGACGCGCTCGCGCCGCCGGTAGAGGACCACGACGCCCAGCAGAATCCCGAGCAGGAGACCGAGCGCGTGGCCCTGCACCGCGATGCCGAACCACCACGGGTCGCCGAACCGCCGCGACGCCGACCCGACGACGATGGGGTCGCGCACCGCCCGATACGCGGTCCGAATCGCTCCTTGGGCCGTCACCGCGACGACGGTCATCAGCGGATAGCGGACCAGCGCGAACCCGACGAACGCGAACGCGACGCCCGAGAAGCCGATGATGGGACCCCACGCGAACACGCTGGTCGCCACCCCGACCAGCGCGACGCCCGCCGGAAAGACGACGAACGCCCGAATCCACGGGTTCGAGGTCCGCGAGAAGAAGGGGTTCTCGCCGCGCTTCGACGGGAAGTGCCCGAAGAAGTACTCCGCCAGCGGCGCGACCGCCAGCGTCGTGGTGAGGTTGCCGACGAGGTGGCCCGGCCCGGTGTGGGAGAACGGCGCGAGGAGCCATCCCGTCGGATAGAGGTACGACCACGACGAGAACGGGAGCGTCACGGGGTTGCGCCAGTTACCCGCGCCTCCCTGAACGAAGAGGTACACCGCCAGCACGCCAAGCACGGAGACGAGCGTGCCCCACGGCACCCCGAGCAGGAACCGCGAGCGGAGTCTGCGCCCCCACTGGCCCGCCGGGGCGTCGAGGCGCCGGACCAGCGCGAGCGACAGCAGCACGGCGACCGGAATCGCGACCTGCGCCGGCGAAGGAATCCACGGAGGCAACTGAACCATACTGCGTGCTTTTGTCCATCACGGTATAAATGGGTGGCTGGATTCCGTCGCTCGACCGATGGTGCGCGTACTGATTTGTCCCGCGGTGGCGAGTATTCTTTTTCCGCTGTCGCTCGTCCGGACGTGTCGCCGGGCCACCAATTCCGGCGATTATACGATGCACACGAGACAGGCTCTGGCCGTCGGACTGAGCGTCCTGCTGACTGCCGGTTTCGTCGCGGCAGGGGCAGGGTCGGCAGTCGCTGTGGGTTCGACTGCGGACTCGACCAGTCCGACGGCGGTCGAAGGGGCGTACCACCAGCAAACCACCGCGCAGAACGAGACCGGGGCGTCGCTCGACCTGAGCACGCTCTCGGTGACGGCGCTCGACGCCGCCGAACTCGCTCAGAACCGGACGGGCGGGAAGGTTCTCGGCGTCCGACTCAAGACGGTCAACGGGACGCCGGGCTACGAGGTCGTCGTGGCCGACGATGCGGGTAACGTCACCGGCGTCGTGGTGAACGCCGAGGAGTCGGAGGTCCTCGAAGTCCGCGAAGACATGGCACGGCTCAACGGGACCGTGCTGGACGAGCAGGGGAGTAACGTCAGCGACCTCCGAGGCGCGGTCGAGACGATTCGGGCCGCCCAGCGGGCGGTCGGTTCCGAGTTCGTGCCGGTCGAGGTGGCCGTCGAGGCCGAGCGCGGACTCCTCGCCCAGCAGGTGTCGTTCGTGTCGCCGAACGCGACCCGGCACGTCGTCGTGGATCTGACGAACAACCCCGTCATCGGCGTCAGCGAGGCTATCCCGCGGACGGGCGGCGAGAACGGGTCGGGGAGCGGTGAGAACGCCACGACCACCGCCGCGCTGGCGATGGGCGTCGGGTCGATGCCCCTCGCGCAGGAAGAGGGCGAAGAGGGCGGCGTGTTCGGCGAGGGCTTCGGTGAAGCCAGCGAGTACGGATACGGCGAGACCGAGGCGTTCGGCGAGGGCGCCTTCGCGCGGAACGACGAGTTCGACACCCGCGACGGGTACGGCATCTTCAGCCCGCTTTCCGGTGAAGGCGGTATCGGCGGCGAGGAAGAGGGTGCAGGCGGACTCTTCGGCGGCGAAGGTGAGGGCGAAGGCGGTATCGTCGGCGAAGGTGAGGGCGAAGGTGAAGGCGGCGGATTCCTCGGTGGAGAGGACGAGAACGGCTGGTTCTGAGTCCTCCGCCCGCCGTCCCGTTTCTCTTCCGACCGGCGACCGATGTTCCCGGCGAGTCGGTTCGGGCGGACTGGGGCGAACTGCGGTGAGACGTACCCCGGTCGAAGAATCCGCTTTCCGTAATGTTGAAACGCACAAAGCCAGAACTGAGGGGTATGGAACTACGGGTTGCCGAGAAGGCCGAGGACGAGATATCCATCGAAATCGCCGGTGAAGACCACACGTTCATGAACGTGCTGAAAGGCACCCTCCTCGAACACGAGGGCGTCGCGGCCGCGACCTACGACATGAACCCCGAGCAGTCCGGCGGACAGACCGAACCCATCCTGACCATCAAGACGGAGGACGGCACCGACCCGCTCGACGCGCTGGAGGACGCCACCCGCGACATCAAGGACAAGACCGCGGCCTTCCGAGACGCCTACGAGAGCGCCGTCTGAGGACTCTTCTCGCCGAGTGGGGTCGTCTCGAACCGCTCGTCAGTGACGACGCCCGGCGGAAGGTCGGGCGTTCGCGGTGGCCTCCGGCCCTCGTTCCAGTCGTTCACTCCGTTCCGTCCCGCTGACACCGGAGTTGTCGTATCTACTCGTGACGCCCTCGGACGCCGAATAAGCCGGGGTTAACCGTCGTAATCCCGCACGGAACTCCGAAACGGTCGGGGCCGTTTATTGACGCAGTCGGAAAACGCTTGGTCGCATGAGAACACGCGCAGTAGTCGTAGCCACGCTCGTACTGCTCGCCGGGGCCTCCTCCGCGCTCGCGGCGACGCCGAACGCACACGACCCGACCGCCGACACCGCCGCCGCGGCGGACGGCGTCGCGGCCCAAGACGACGCGGGCAACCAGACCTACCAGTACCAGAATCTCACGATACAGAATCTCACGATGACGAACGTCTCGGTCCAGCAGGCCGTGCTGAACGAGACGCAACTCGACCGCGGGGTCAACGGGACCCAGTCGCTGGGCACCGCCATGGCCACGAACCTGACCGTCGTGAACGCCTCGTTCGAGAACGTGACGCTGACGAACGTCACCATCCGAAACGCGACGGTCGCCCAGCAGTTGTTCGGCGGCGAGACGCCGCCCGAGGGCGAGAACGCGACGATTCAGAACGCGACCCTTTCGGAGACCAGCATCCAGACGCTGTTCGTCGAGACCGGTAGCCTCGGCAGCGCGGAAGTCAACGACGTCCGGACGGCGTTCGCGCCCGGCGGCGTCGGCGAGGGCGACCCCATCGAGGGCCAGCCGACCGTCGAAGTCGGGAACATGACCGTCGGGAGCGCGGTCCTCGACAGTATCGAGGCCGACCAAGTGAGCATCGAAAACGCGTCCGCCGGAATCGGTCTCATCGGCGGCGGTCTCGGTGGCATGGGCGGCGAGACCACGGCGGCAGACGGCGCGTCGGGCAACCAGACCGGCAACGGGACCGCCGCGCTCGCGGCCCCCGACCTGTAGAAAGCGAACCGTTTCCGTCTGATTCGATTTTTCCGCGCCGGGACTCAGAGCCGAATCGGCACGTCGCGGTCGTCCAGATACTCCTTGACCTCCCGAATCGAGTACTCGCCGAAGTGGAAGATGGAGGCCGCGAGTCCGGCGTCCGCGCCGGCCTCGGTGAACACCTCGTACATGTCCTCGGGACCGCCACAGCCGGAGGAGGCGATGACGGGCGTGTCCACCGCGTCGCAGACCGCCTTCGTCAGCGGGATGTCGTAGCCGTCCTTCGTCCCGTCGGCGTCGATGGAGTTGACGAACAGTTCGCCTGCGCCCCGCGACTCGGCCTCCGCGGCCCACTCGACCACGTCGAGGTCGGTGCCCTCGCGGCCGCCCTTGACGGTACACTCGAACCAGCAGGACTCGCCGTCCACCTCGACGTAGTGTTCGCCCTGTTCGTCGTACCGGCGCTTGGCGTCCACCGAGATGACGATGCACTGGCTCCCGAAGGCGTCGGCACCCTCGGTCACGAGGTCGGGGTTCGCTATCGCCCCGGAGTTGATGGACACCTTGTCGGCCCCGGCGCGCAGAGTCTCCTTGATGTCCGCTTTCGTCCGGATGCCGCCGCCGACCGTGAGGGGAATGAAAATCTCGTCTGCCACGTCCTCGACGACCGAGAGCATCGTCTCGCGTCCGTCGGCGCTCGCGGTGATGTCGAGGAAGACGAACTCGTCGGCCCCGGCCTCGTTGTACCGGCGGGCCATCTCCACCGGGTCGCCGGTGTATTCGAGGTTCTCGAAGTTGACGCCGGTGTAGACCGCCGCGTTCCCGTCCTCGTCTAAGTCCACGTCGATGCACGGGATGATGCGCTTGGTGAGGGTCATTTCGTTGGTCGTAACTTCGCACGAGGGCGGTTTCACGGTTTCGACTGCGGCAGGCGCTCGAACTCCGAAATCGGTCGATTCGCGCTCGTTCGACGCTCGGAACCGTCGCGCTCGAACGGCCGTCCACTCCTGCCCCTCACTCGTGCAGTCCGAAACCGTTCCCGCCCGAATCCTACCCAATCGAATCCAAACTTTCACCACTCCACCGCCCGAATACACGCGACATGACCTGCAAGATGGTGATTCTCGCGGTCCGTGA
Protein-coding sequences here:
- a CDS encoding rhomboid-like intramembrane serine protease, whose product is MVQLPPWIPSPAQVAIPVAVLLSLALVRRLDAPAGQWGRRLRSRFLLGVPWGTLVSVLGVLAVYLFVQGGAGNWRNPVTLPFSSWSYLYPTGWLLAPFSHTGPGHLVGNLTTTLAVAPLAEYFFGHFPSKRGENPFFSRTSNPWIRAFVVFPAGVALVGVATSVFAWGPIIGFSGVAFAFVGFALVRYPLMTVVAVTAQGAIRTAYRAVRDPIVVGSASRRFGDPWWFGIAVQGHALGLLLGILLGVVVLYRRRERVGALRLWTGAVLLGMSMTLWALWWYRGESTYVLYRGWGVVFVVALAVVTTVAATADRRPLFGDVSRQQVGLLALLLPLAIMVGVAVPVNLTTVGDASVPGGGPAIEVRGYDVTYAEGVQNQKVSAIDVSMFGETTNVTTSGVIVVNDDREIWAQSVSKGRLAFTGRASVRVGGVGWSEDVQVKRRGWSMDGGGTAYQVWLRGPDDGEWTHTFASGPATAGATLANRSIRIAPANGTFYLRLLNDNATSRLAQIPAHNETVRLGPVRIEREHRKLFAAVNGTRVQIATREKYR
- a CDS encoding DNA-directed RNA polymerase subunit L, with translation MELRVAEKAEDEISIEIAGEDHTFMNVLKGTLLEHEGVAAATYDMNPEQSGGQTEPILTIKTEDGTDPLDALEDATRDIKDKTAAFRDAYESAV
- a CDS encoding PepSY domain-containing protein — encoded protein: MHTRQALAVGLSVLLTAGFVAAGAGSAVAVGSTADSTSPTAVEGAYHQQTTAQNETGASLDLSTLSVTALDAAELAQNRTGGKVLGVRLKTVNGTPGYEVVVADDAGNVTGVVVNAEESEVLEVREDMARLNGTVLDEQGSNVSDLRGAVETIRAAQRAVGSEFVPVEVAVEAERGLLAQQVSFVSPNATRHVVVDLTNNPVIGVSEAIPRTGGENGSGSGENATTTAALAMGVGSMPLAQEEGEEGGVFGEGFGEASEYGYGETEAFGEGAFARNDEFDTRDGYGIFSPLSGEGGIGGEEEGAGGLFGGEGEGEGGIVGEGEGEGEGGGFLGGEDENGWF
- a CDS encoding METTL5 family protein, giving the protein MDKAALERRLSRVEGFADPRLDLEQYPTPADLAAHLVHLAGVQGDLAGKTVVDLGTGTGMLALGAAFHAPERVLALDRDPAALSQARENERRVAETAGDEPATDIEWLLADATRAPVCPASAPGDRSNATVLMNPPFGAQSGNEHADRAFLATAGDLAGVSYSIHNAGSQSFVEAFAADEGGEVTHAFRAELELSRRFGHQTSEREVLDAEVFRIEWK
- the hisF gene encoding imidazole glycerol phosphate synthase subunit HisF, with the protein product MTLTKRIIPCIDVDLDEDGNAAVYTGVNFENLEYTGDPVEMARRYNEAGADEFVFLDITASADGRETMLSVVEDVADEIFIPLTVGGGIRTKADIKETLRAGADKVSINSGAIANPDLVTEGADAFGSQCIVISVDAKRRYDEQGEHYVEVDGESCWFECTVKGGREGTDLDVVEWAAEAESRGAGELFVNSIDADGTKDGYDIPLTKAVCDAVDTPVIASSGCGGPEDMYEVFTEAGADAGLAASIFHFGEYSIREVKEYLDDRDVPIRL